A section of the Streptomyces xinghaiensis S187 genome encodes:
- a CDS encoding TetR/AcrR family transcriptional regulator: protein MAAELSAHHRRLAQQKREAIISAATDLFLNHGYDGTSLARIAEGATVSKSTLFKQFPTKAALFEAIVTESWQRDATGAVARPQTGDLRSGLASIGHRYADLIGRPGMTALFRIVIAELPRFPELGRMQFQLGKLPYFTSVRRYLESEHEAGNADVPDAESAANQFLGMIANYVLWPRMLLTDWNPTASDIRYAVEQAVETTLARYASDRPA from the coding sequence ATGGCAGCAGAGCTCTCCGCACACCACCGCCGTCTCGCCCAGCAAAAGCGGGAGGCGATCATCTCCGCGGCCACGGACCTCTTCCTGAACCACGGTTACGACGGCACGTCCCTCGCGCGCATTGCCGAAGGGGCGACAGTCTCGAAGTCCACCTTGTTCAAGCAGTTCCCCACCAAGGCAGCCCTCTTCGAGGCCATCGTCACCGAGTCATGGCAGCGTGACGCCACCGGCGCCGTCGCGCGACCTCAGACCGGAGATCTGCGTTCCGGCCTGGCCTCCATCGGCCACCGCTACGCCGACCTGATCGGCCGGCCCGGCATGACAGCCCTGTTCCGCATCGTCATCGCCGAGCTGCCTCGCTTCCCCGAACTGGGACGGATGCAGTTCCAGCTCGGCAAGCTGCCCTACTTCACCTCGGTCCGGCGCTACCTGGAGTCGGAGCACGAGGCCGGTAACGCCGATGTTCCGGACGCAGAGAGCGCCGCTAACCAGTTCCTCGGGATGATCGCCAACTACGTCCTGTGGCCCCGCATGCTGCTGACCGACTGGAACCCCACAGCCTCCGACATTCGCTACGCCGTCGAGCAAGCGGTAGAGACTACGCTCGCCCGCTATGCCTCCGATCGACCAGCCTGA
- a CDS encoding type B 50S ribosomal protein L31, with translation MKPGIHPPYRPVVFRDRAADFAFLTRSTLTSEKTVVWEDGNTYPVIDVEVSSASHPFYTGTARVMDTAGRVERFERRYGSKSAPESGR, from the coding sequence GTGAAACCCGGAATCCACCCGCCGTACCGGCCCGTCGTCTTCCGCGACCGCGCGGCGGACTTCGCCTTCCTCACCCGGTCCACCCTCACCAGCGAGAAGACGGTCGTCTGGGAGGACGGCAACACCTACCCCGTCATCGACGTCGAGGTCTCCTCGGCGAGCCACCCCTTCTACACCGGCACCGCGCGCGTGATGGACACCGCGGGCCGCGTCGAGCGCTTCGAACGCCGCTACGGCAGCAAGTCCGCGCCGGAGAGCGGCCGGTGA
- the rpmG gene encoding 50S ribosomal protein L33, with translation MARNELRPAVKLRSTAGTGYTYVTRKNRRNDPDRMELRKYDPIARRHVTFREER, from the coding sequence ATGGCACGCAACGAACTGCGCCCCGCGGTGAAGCTCCGCTCCACCGCCGGGACCGGCTACACCTACGTGACCCGCAAGAACCGCCGGAACGACCCGGACCGGATGGAGCTGCGCAAGTACGACCCGATAGCCCGCCGCCACGTCACGTTCCGCGAAGAACGCTGA
- the rpmB gene encoding 50S ribosomal protein L28: MSAHCQMTGRKPGFGNSVSHSHRRTKRRFDPNIQRRRYWLPSENRHIRLTLSAKGIKTVDTLGIERAVAAMRARGERI; the protein is encoded by the coding sequence TTGTCAGCCCACTGCCAGATGACCGGCCGCAAGCCGGGCTTCGGCAACTCCGTCTCCCACTCCCACCGGCGCACCAAGCGCCGGTTCGACCCCAACATCCAGCGCAGGCGCTACTGGCTGCCGAGCGAGAACCGGCACATCCGGCTCACGCTCAGCGCCAAGGGCATCAAGACCGTGGACACCCTGGGCATCGAACGGGCCGTCGCCGCGATGCGCGCCCGGGGGGAGAGGATCTGA
- the rpsN gene encoding 30S ribosomal protein S14 produces MAKKSKIAANERRRRVAARYAGRRAELKEIIRRPSTPPAERLAAQRELRAQPRDASATRIRNRDSVDGRPRGYLRQFGLSRVRLREQAHAGYLPGVRKASW; encoded by the coding sequence ATGGCCAAGAAGAGCAAGATCGCGGCGAACGAGCGGCGGCGCCGGGTGGCGGCCCGGTACGCCGGACGCCGGGCCGAGCTGAAGGAGATCATCCGCCGGCCGTCCACGCCGCCCGCCGAACGCCTTGCCGCACAGCGGGAGTTGCGGGCCCAGCCGCGGGACGCGAGCGCCACCCGGATCCGCAACCGGGACTCCGTCGACGGCCGGCCGCGCGGGTATCTGCGGCAGTTCGGGCTGTCCCGGGTGCGGCTGCGGGAACAGGCGCACGCCGGCTACCTGCCGGGGGTGCGCAAGGCGAGCTGGTAG
- a CDS encoding elongation factor G-like protein EF-G2, whose protein sequence is MGNAGVRTHPGAAGRAVAADRPTAIRNVVLVGHSGSGKTTLVEALALTAGAVNRAGRVEDGTTLSDHDEIEHRQGRSVQLSLVPVEWGGIKINVLDTPGRADFVGELRAGLRAADAALFVVSAADGVDGATRMVWDECAAVGMPRALVVTHLESGRSDFEEMTAVCREAFGGDDPDAVLPLYLPLRDGPRDATGSSGNGSPAVTGLIGLLTQQVYDYSSGTRVAADPEPGQLPLIEEARNRLIEGIIAESEDETLMDRYLAGEDIDLTTLTGDLERAVARGTFHPVLAAAPPAAGARQGLGTVELLELVTGGFPTPPERPPLAVTTPEGEPRPPLTCDPGGPLAAEVVKTSSDPYVGRVSLVRVFSGTLRPDATVHVSGHGLADRGHEDHDVDERVGALSAPFGAQQRPLEQAVAGDLACVAKLSRAETGDTLSARDHPLLLEPWVMPDPLLPVAVRAHSKADEDKLSLGLARLVAEDPTMRLEQNPETHQVVLWCLGEAHRDVALERLRSRYGVRVDAVAHRVPLRETFGAKATGRGRHVKQSGGHGQFAICEIEVEPLPGGSGIEFADKVVGGAVPRQFIPSVEKGVRAQAERGVAAGHPLTDIRVTLLDGKAHSVDSSDAAFQTAGALALREAARGCRVDLLEPVAEVRIMVSDDCVGPVMSDLSGRRGRVVGTEQAGPGRTLVRAEVPELEIGRYAVDLRSLSHGTGRFSRSYVRHEPMPPQLAEKIRAEEGQDG, encoded by the coding sequence GTGGGTAATGCAGGCGTCAGGACACACCCCGGGGCCGCGGGCAGGGCAGTCGCGGCCGACCGGCCCACCGCGATACGGAATGTGGTGCTGGTCGGCCACAGCGGCTCGGGCAAGACGACTCTGGTGGAGGCGCTGGCCCTCACCGCGGGAGCGGTGAACCGGGCCGGCCGGGTCGAGGACGGCACCACGCTCTCCGACCACGACGAGATCGAGCACCGGCAGGGCCGGTCGGTGCAGCTGTCCCTGGTCCCCGTGGAATGGGGCGGAATCAAGATCAATGTGCTGGACACCCCCGGCAGGGCGGACTTCGTCGGGGAGCTCAGGGCCGGTCTGCGGGCAGCGGACGCGGCCCTTTTCGTCGTCTCCGCGGCGGACGGCGTGGACGGCGCCACCCGCATGGTGTGGGACGAGTGCGCCGCCGTGGGCATGCCGCGCGCCCTGGTGGTGACCCATCTGGAGTCCGGGCGGAGCGACTTCGAGGAGATGACCGCCGTCTGCCGCGAGGCGTTCGGCGGTGACGACCCCGACGCGGTGCTCCCCCTGTACCTGCCGCTGCGCGACGGCCCGCGGGACGCCACCGGAAGCTCGGGGAACGGGAGTCCGGCGGTCACCGGACTGATCGGCCTGCTCACCCAGCAGGTGTACGACTACTCCTCCGGCACCCGGGTGGCGGCCGATCCGGAACCCGGTCAGCTGCCGCTGATCGAGGAGGCCCGCAACCGGCTCATCGAGGGGATCATCGCGGAGAGCGAGGACGAGACCCTCATGGACCGCTATCTGGCGGGCGAGGACATCGACCTCACGACCCTGACCGGGGATCTGGAACGGGCCGTCGCGCGCGGCACCTTCCACCCCGTCCTGGCCGCCGCTCCCCCCGCCGCCGGCGCCCGGCAGGGCCTCGGCACCGTCGAGCTGCTGGAGCTGGTCACCGGCGGCTTCCCGACCCCGCCGGAGCGCCCGCCCCTGGCCGTCACCACACCGGAGGGCGAGCCGAGGCCGCCGCTCACCTGCGATCCCGGGGGCCCGCTGGCCGCCGAGGTCGTCAAGACCTCCTCCGACCCGTACGTGGGCCGGGTCAGCCTGGTCCGGGTGTTCTCCGGGACGCTGCGGCCCGACGCGACCGTGCACGTCTCCGGGCACGGCCTGGCCGACCGCGGGCACGAGGACCACGACGTGGACGAGCGCGTCGGCGCCCTCTCCGCGCCCTTCGGCGCCCAGCAGCGCCCGCTGGAACAGGCCGTCGCCGGGGACCTGGCCTGCGTGGCCAAGCTGAGCCGTGCGGAGACCGGGGACACCCTCTCCGCCCGGGACCATCCGCTGCTGCTGGAGCCCTGGGTGATGCCCGACCCGCTGCTGCCGGTCGCGGTGCGGGCGCACAGCAAGGCCGACGAGGACAAGCTGTCGCTGGGCCTGGCGCGGCTCGTCGCCGAGGACCCGACCATGCGGCTGGAGCAGAACCCGGAGACCCACCAGGTGGTGCTCTGGTGCCTGGGCGAGGCGCACCGCGATGTCGCGCTGGAACGGCTCCGCAGCCGCTACGGCGTCCGGGTCGACGCCGTGGCGCACCGGGTGCCGCTCCGGGAGACCTTCGGCGCGAAGGCCACCGGGCGCGGCCGGCACGTCAAGCAGTCCGGCGGGCACGGGCAGTTCGCGATCTGCGAGATCGAGGTCGAACCGCTGCCCGGTGGTTCGGGCATCGAGTTCGCGGACAAGGTGGTGGGCGGCGCCGTACCCCGGCAGTTCATCCCTTCGGTGGAGAAGGGGGTGCGTGCCCAGGCCGAGCGCGGGGTCGCCGCCGGCCACCCGCTGACCGACATCCGGGTCACCCTCCTCGACGGCAAGGCGCACTCGGTGGACTCCTCCGACGCCGCCTTCCAGACGGCGGGCGCGCTGGCGCTCCGCGAGGCCGCCCGCGGGTGCCGCGTCGATCTGCTGGAGCCGGTCGCCGAGGTGCGGATCATGGTGTCGGACGACTGTGTGGGGCCGGTGATGAGCGATCTCTCCGGGCGCCGCGGCCGGGTCGTCGGCACCGAACAGGCGGGCCCGGGGCGCACGCTCGTCCGCGCCGAGGTGCCCGAACTGGAGATCGGCCGGTACGCCGTGGACCTGCGCTCCCTGTCGCACGGCACCGGCCGGTTCAGCCGCTCGTACGTCCGCCACGAGCCGATGCCGCCGCAGCTCGCCGAGAAGATCCGTGCCGAAGAGGGGCAGGACGGGTAG
- the pgsA gene encoding phosphatidylinositol phosphate synthase yields MLNKYARAFFTRVLTPFAALLLRLGISPDAVTLVGTGGVVAGALVFYPLGEFFWGTVVITLFVFSDLVDGNMARQAGRSSRWGAFLDSTLDRVADAAVFGGLALWYAGRGEDLLLCAIAIFCLASGQVVSYTKARGESIGLPVNVNGLVERAERLVITLVAAGLAGLHAFGVPGIDVLLPIALWIVALGSAVTLGQRMVTVRREAAEADAASAPGGAAEGGAA; encoded by the coding sequence ATGCTGAACAAGTACGCGCGTGCTTTCTTCACGCGTGTTCTCACGCCGTTCGCCGCTCTGCTGCTCCGGCTCGGGATCAGCCCCGACGCGGTCACCCTCGTCGGCACCGGCGGGGTGGTGGCGGGAGCCCTGGTCTTCTACCCCCTGGGAGAGTTCTTCTGGGGCACGGTCGTGATCACCCTCTTCGTCTTCTCCGACCTGGTCGACGGCAACATGGCCCGGCAGGCCGGCCGGTCCAGCCGCTGGGGCGCCTTCCTCGACTCCACCCTCGACCGGGTCGCGGACGCCGCGGTCTTCGGCGGGCTCGCCCTCTGGTACGCGGGCCGCGGCGAGGACCTGCTGCTGTGCGCGATCGCCATCTTCTGCCTCGCCAGCGGCCAGGTCGTCTCGTACACCAAGGCGCGGGGCGAGAGCATCGGGCTGCCGGTGAACGTCAACGGGCTGGTGGAGCGCGCCGAGCGGCTGGTCATCACGCTGGTCGCGGCCGGACTCGCCGGACTGCACGCCTTCGGCGTCCCCGGCATCGACGTGCTGCTGCCCATAGCGCTGTGGATCGTCGCCCTCGGCAGCGCCGTCACCCTCGGCCAGCGCATGGTGACCGTGCGCCGGGAAGCCGCCGAGGCCGACGCCGCGTCCGCGCCGGGCGGCGCCGCCGAGGGAGGTGCCGCGTGA
- a CDS encoding phosphatidylinositol mannoside acyltransferase translates to MKDVKEQLTGAVYGLGWGAVRRLPEPAAVRLGRTIADTAWKRRGKSVLRLESNLARVVPEASPERLAELSHAGMRSYMRYWMESFRLPVWSPGRIRAGLEVKDIHLVEEALDSGRGVVAALPHLANWDLAGAWITTRLGRPFTTVAERLKPESLYDRFVAYRESLGMEVLPHAGGSAFGTLARRLREGGLVCLVADRDLSASGVEVSFFGEPARMPAGPALLAQQTGALLLPVTLWYDSPTTMRGQIHPAVPVPETGTRPERTAVMTQQVADAFATGIAEHPEDWHMLQRLWTADLEPRAASGGGRAPETETP, encoded by the coding sequence GTGAAGGACGTGAAGGAGCAGCTGACCGGCGCGGTGTACGGACTGGGCTGGGGCGCCGTCCGGAGACTCCCCGAGCCCGCGGCCGTGCGGCTCGGCCGGACCATCGCCGACACCGCGTGGAAGCGGCGCGGCAAGAGCGTCCTGCGGCTGGAGTCCAATCTCGCCCGGGTCGTCCCGGAGGCGTCCCCGGAGCGGCTGGCCGAACTCTCCCACGCCGGTATGCGCTCGTACATGCGGTACTGGATGGAGTCCTTCCGGCTGCCCGTCTGGAGCCCCGGCCGGATCCGGGCCGGCCTGGAGGTCAAGGACATCCACCTGGTCGAGGAGGCCCTGGACAGCGGCCGGGGCGTGGTCGCGGCGCTGCCGCACCTCGCCAACTGGGACCTCGCCGGGGCGTGGATCACCACCCGGCTCGGCCGGCCCTTCACCACCGTCGCCGAACGCCTCAAGCCCGAATCCCTGTACGACCGGTTCGTCGCCTACCGCGAGAGCCTCGGCATGGAGGTGCTGCCGCACGCCGGCGGCAGCGCGTTCGGCACCCTGGCCCGCCGGCTGCGCGAGGGCGGGCTGGTCTGCCTCGTCGCCGACCGCGACCTGTCGGCCTCCGGCGTCGAGGTGTCCTTCTTCGGGGAGCCCGCGCGGATGCCCGCCGGGCCGGCTCTGCTCGCCCAGCAGACCGGCGCCCTGCTGCTGCCCGTCACCCTCTGGTACGACAGCCCCACCACGATGCGCGGGCAGATCCACCCCGCCGTCCCGGTACCGGAGACCGGCACCCGGCCGGAGCGCACGGCCGTCATGACCCAGCAGGTCGCCGACGCCTTCGCCACCGGCATCGCCGAACACCCGGAGGACTGGCACATGCTCCAGCGTCTGTGGACCGCCGACCTCGAACCGCGCGCGGCGAGCGGCGGCGGCCGGGCACCGGAAACGGAGACACCGTGA
- a CDS encoding glycosyltransferase family 4 protein — protein sequence MRIGIVCPYAWDVPGGVQFHIRDLAEHLIALGHAVSVLAPSDEDTPLPPYVVSAGRAVPVPYNGSVARLNFGFLSAARVRRWVHDGDFEVLHIHEPASPSLGLLACWTAQGPIVATFHTSNPRSRAMIAAYPILQPALEKISARIAVSEYARRTLVEHLGGDAVVIPNGVDVGFFGRAEPKHAWLGDVLHDGGGGRGPTLGFIGRIDEPRKGLPVLMKAFPDILAEHPEARLLVAGRGDEKEAVAGLPAGMRDHVEFLGMVSDEDKARLLRSVDLYVAPNTGGESFGIILVEAMSAGAPVLASDLDAFVQVLDGGRAGEIYPNEDAAALAGAANRLLRDPARLRELRDRGSRHVRRFDWSTVGSDILSVYETVTDGAASVAADERPGLRARWGLARD from the coding sequence GTGAGGATCGGCATCGTCTGCCCGTACGCCTGGGACGTCCCCGGCGGCGTCCAGTTCCACATCCGCGACCTGGCCGAACACCTGATCGCGCTCGGCCACGCCGTCTCCGTCCTCGCGCCCTCGGACGAGGACACCCCGCTGCCGCCCTACGTCGTCTCGGCCGGCCGCGCCGTGCCCGTCCCGTACAACGGTTCGGTGGCCCGGCTCAACTTCGGCTTCCTGTCGGCCGCGCGCGTGCGCCGCTGGGTGCACGACGGCGACTTCGAGGTGCTGCACATCCACGAACCGGCCTCGCCCTCCCTCGGCCTGCTGGCCTGCTGGACGGCGCAGGGCCCGATCGTCGCCACCTTCCACACCTCCAACCCGCGCTCCCGGGCGATGATCGCCGCGTATCCGATCCTCCAGCCCGCGCTGGAGAAGATCAGTGCGCGCATCGCCGTCAGCGAGTACGCGCGGCGCACCCTGGTCGAACACCTCGGCGGAGACGCCGTGGTGATCCCCAACGGCGTCGACGTCGGCTTCTTCGGCCGGGCCGAGCCCAAGCACGCATGGCTGGGCGACGTCCTCCACGACGGCGGCGGGGGCCGCGGCCCCACCCTCGGCTTCATCGGCCGCATCGACGAGCCCCGCAAGGGCCTGCCGGTCCTGATGAAGGCCTTCCCGGACATCCTCGCGGAGCACCCGGAGGCCCGGCTGCTCGTCGCGGGGCGCGGGGACGAGAAGGAGGCCGTCGCCGGACTGCCCGCCGGGATGCGCGACCACGTGGAATTCCTCGGCATGGTCAGCGACGAGGACAAGGCGCGGCTGCTGCGCAGCGTCGACCTGTACGTGGCGCCCAACACCGGCGGCGAGAGCTTCGGGATCATCCTGGTCGAGGCGATGTCGGCGGGCGCCCCGGTGCTCGCCAGCGACCTCGACGCCTTCGTCCAGGTGCTCGACGGCGGTCGGGCGGGGGAGATCTACCCGAACGAGGACGCCGCGGCCCTGGCCGGCGCGGCGAACCGGCTGCTGCGCGACCCGGCGCGGCTGCGGGAGCTCCGCGACCGCGGCAGCCGCCATGTGCGCCGCTTCGACTGGTCGACGGTGGGCTCGGACATCCTCTCCGTCTACGAGACGGTGACCGACGGCGCGGCGTCCGTCGCCGCCGACGAACGCCCGGGCCTGCGGGCCCGCTGGGGCCTGGCCCGCGACTGA
- the pdxS gene encoding pyridoxal 5'-phosphate synthase lyase subunit PdxS, which yields MPTTPPSSAPSAPETGTARVKRGMAEQLKGGVIMDVVTPEQAKIAEDAGAVAVMALERVPADIRKDGGVARMSDPDMIEGIIDAVSIPVMAKSRIGHFVEAQLLQSLGVDYIDESEVLTPADEANHSDKWAFTTPFVCGATNLGEALRRIAEGAAMIRSKGEAGTGNVVEAVRHLRQIKAEIGRLRACDNHELYAAAKELRAPYELVKEVAGLGKLPVVLFSAGGVATPADAALMRQLGAEGVFVGSGIFKSGDPAKRAAAIVKATTFYDDPKVIADASRGLGEAMVGINCDTLPESERYANRGW from the coding sequence GTGCCCACCACGCCCCCCAGCTCCGCTCCGTCCGCCCCCGAGACCGGCACCGCGCGCGTCAAGCGCGGCATGGCCGAGCAGCTCAAGGGCGGCGTCATCATGGACGTGGTCACCCCGGAGCAGGCGAAGATCGCAGAGGACGCCGGTGCCGTCGCGGTGATGGCCCTGGAGCGGGTCCCCGCCGACATCCGCAAGGACGGCGGTGTCGCCCGGATGTCCGACCCCGACATGATCGAGGGCATCATCGACGCGGTCTCGATCCCCGTCATGGCCAAGTCCCGGATCGGCCACTTCGTCGAGGCCCAGCTGCTCCAGTCCCTCGGCGTGGACTACATCGACGAGTCCGAGGTCCTCACCCCGGCCGACGAGGCCAACCACAGCGACAAGTGGGCCTTCACCACCCCCTTCGTCTGCGGTGCCACCAACCTCGGTGAGGCGCTGCGCCGGATCGCCGAGGGCGCGGCCATGATCCGCTCCAAGGGCGAGGCCGGCACCGGCAACGTCGTCGAGGCCGTCCGCCACCTCCGCCAGATCAAGGCCGAGATCGGCCGGCTGCGCGCCTGCGACAACCACGAGCTGTACGCCGCGGCCAAGGAACTCCGGGCCCCGTACGAGCTGGTCAAGGAGGTCGCCGGACTCGGCAAGCTGCCCGTCGTGCTGTTCTCCGCGGGCGGTGTCGCCACCCCGGCCGACGCCGCGCTGATGCGCCAGCTCGGCGCCGAGGGCGTCTTCGTCGGCTCCGGCATCTTCAAGTCCGGCGACCCGGCGAAGCGCGCCGCGGCCATCGTGAAGGCCACCACCTTCTACGACGACCCGAAGGTGATCGCCGACGCCTCGCGCGGCCTCGGCGAGGCCATGGTCGGCATCAACTGCGACACGCTCCCGGAGAGCGAGCGCTACGCCAACCGCGGCTGGTAA
- the pdxT gene encoding pyridoxal 5'-phosphate synthase glutaminase subunit PdxT: protein MPTPAIGVLALQGDVREHLAALAAAGAPARPVRRPGELEEVGALVIPGGESTTMVKLAGLFGLLEPLRARVRAGMPAYGSCAGMIMLADKILDGRAGQETVGGIDMIVRRNAFGRQNESFEAAVDVAGIEGGPVEGVFIRAPWVESTGAAVEVLAAHDGHTVAVRQGNLLATSFHPELTGDHRVHALFAEMARGAAAAHR, encoded by the coding sequence GTGCCCACCCCCGCCATCGGCGTCCTCGCCCTCCAGGGCGACGTCCGCGAGCACCTCGCCGCCCTCGCCGCGGCCGGCGCGCCCGCCCGCCCGGTCCGCCGCCCCGGGGAGCTGGAGGAGGTGGGCGCCCTGGTGATCCCCGGCGGCGAGTCCACCACCATGGTCAAGCTGGCCGGTCTCTTCGGCCTGCTGGAGCCGCTGCGGGCACGGGTGCGGGCGGGGATGCCCGCCTACGGCTCCTGCGCCGGCATGATCATGCTCGCGGACAAGATTCTGGACGGCCGGGCCGGGCAGGAGACCGTCGGCGGTATCGACATGATCGTGCGCCGCAACGCCTTCGGCCGCCAGAACGAGTCCTTCGAAGCGGCCGTCGACGTCGCCGGCATCGAGGGCGGACCGGTCGAGGGCGTCTTCATCCGGGCCCCGTGGGTGGAGTCCACGGGCGCCGCCGTGGAGGTGCTCGCCGCGCACGACGGCCACACCGTCGCCGTACGCCAGGGCAACCTGCTGGCCACGTCCTTCCACCCCGAACTGACCGGCGACCACCGGGTGCACGCCCTCTTCGCGGAGATGGCGCGCGGGGCGGCGGCCGCGCACCGGTAG
- a CDS encoding YebC/PmpR family DNA-binding transcriptional regulator yields the protein MSGHSKWATTKHKKAVIDAKRGKLFAKLIKNIEVAARTGGGDPDGNPTLYDAIQKAKKSSVPNKNIESAVKRGAGLEAGGADYQTIMYEGYGPNGVAVLIECLTDNRNRAASDVRVAMTRNGGSMADPGSVSYLFNRKGVVIVPKGEDGKLTEDDVLGAVLDAGAEEVNDLGESFEVISEATDLVAVRTALVDAGIDYDSAEASFVPTMQVQLDEEGARKIFKLIDALDDSDDVQNVFANFDVSDEVMAKVEA from the coding sequence GTGTCCGGCCACTCCAAGTGGGCAACCACCAAGCACAAGAAGGCCGTGATCGATGCCAAGCGCGGCAAGCTCTTCGCCAAGCTGATCAAGAACATCGAGGTCGCGGCCCGTACGGGGGGCGGTGACCCGGACGGCAACCCCACGCTCTACGACGCCATCCAGAAGGCGAAGAAGAGTTCCGTTCCCAACAAGAACATCGAGAGCGCCGTCAAGCGCGGCGCGGGTCTGGAAGCCGGCGGCGCCGACTACCAGACCATCATGTACGAGGGGTACGGTCCGAACGGTGTCGCGGTGCTCATCGAGTGCCTCACCGACAACCGCAACCGCGCCGCCTCGGACGTCCGGGTGGCGATGACCCGCAACGGCGGTTCCATGGCCGACCCGGGCTCGGTGTCGTACCTGTTCAACCGCAAGGGCGTCGTCATCGTCCCCAAGGGCGAGGACGGCAAGCTCACCGAGGACGACGTGCTGGGCGCCGTGCTCGACGCGGGCGCCGAGGAGGTCAACGACCTCGGTGAGTCCTTCGAGGTCATCAGCGAGGCCACCGACCTCGTCGCGGTCCGCACCGCGCTCGTCGACGCGGGCATCGACTACGACTCGGCCGAGGCCAGCTTCGTCCCCACCATGCAGGTGCAGCTGGACGAGGAGGGCGCGCGGAAGATCTTCAAGCTGATCGACGCGCTCGACGACAGCGACGACGTGCAGAACGTCTTCGCGAACTTCGACGTCTCGGACGAGGTCATGGCGAAGGTCGAGGCCTGA
- the ruvC gene encoding crossover junction endodeoxyribonuclease RuvC has protein sequence MRVLGVDPGLTRCGVGVVDGVAGRPLTMLGVGVVRTPADADVPDRLVLVERGIEQWLDEHRPDCVAVERVFSQHNVRTVMGTAQASAVAMLCAARRGLPVALHTPSEVKAAVTGSGRADKAQVGAMVTRLLRLAAPPRPADAADALALAICHIWRAPATNRLQQAQALARAQHAAHRSGRGPGTPRTPRPAGAPAAAPARPAAASPAAARPENTPGEGPS, from the coding sequence GTGCGCGTACTGGGCGTGGACCCCGGGCTGACCCGGTGCGGCGTCGGCGTCGTCGACGGGGTCGCCGGCCGGCCGCTCACGATGCTCGGCGTCGGAGTGGTCCGCACCCCCGCCGACGCCGACGTCCCCGACCGGCTCGTCCTGGTCGAACGGGGCATCGAGCAGTGGCTCGACGAGCACCGCCCCGACTGCGTCGCCGTGGAACGGGTGTTCAGCCAGCACAACGTCCGCACGGTCATGGGCACCGCCCAGGCCAGCGCCGTCGCGATGCTCTGCGCGGCCCGCCGCGGCCTGCCTGTCGCGCTGCACACCCCCAGCGAGGTCAAGGCCGCCGTCACCGGCAGCGGCCGCGCCGACAAGGCACAGGTCGGCGCGATGGTCACCCGCCTGCTGCGGCTCGCCGCGCCGCCCAGGCCGGCCGACGCGGCCGACGCCCTCGCCCTCGCCATCTGCCACATCTGGCGCGCACCCGCCACCAACCGCCTCCAGCAGGCGCAGGCCCTGGCCCGCGCGCAGCACGCGGCGCACCGCTCCGGCCGCGGACCGGGAACCCCCCGTACCCCGCGCCCGGCGGGCGCCCCGGCCGCCGCCCCCGCGCGGCCCGCCGCCGCGAGCCCGGCCGCCGCCCGGCCGGAGAACACCCCCGGAGAGGGACCATCGTGA
- the ruvA gene encoding Holliday junction branch migration protein RuvA has product MIAFVSGPVAAIAPGSAVVEVGGFGVAVQCTPDTLSGLRLGEQARLATSLVVREDSLTLYGFADDDERQVFELLQTASGVGPRLAQAMLAVHRPDALRLAVSTGDEKALTAVPGIGKKGAQKLLLELRDRLGEPLGTGAAARAKTSGPAAWSEQLHAALIGLGYAPREADEAVAAVGPQAEEALAAGTAPPVPQLLRAALQSLNRTR; this is encoded by the coding sequence GTGATCGCCTTCGTCAGCGGCCCCGTCGCCGCGATCGCCCCGGGCAGCGCCGTCGTCGAGGTGGGCGGCTTCGGCGTCGCCGTCCAGTGCACCCCGGACACCCTCTCCGGGCTGCGCCTCGGCGAGCAGGCCAGGCTCGCCACCTCCCTGGTGGTCCGCGAGGACTCCCTCACCCTCTACGGCTTCGCCGACGACGACGAGCGGCAGGTGTTCGAACTCCTCCAGACGGCCAGTGGCGTGGGCCCACGGCTGGCCCAGGCCATGCTCGCCGTGCACCGCCCCGACGCCCTGCGGCTCGCCGTCTCCACCGGGGACGAGAAGGCCCTCACGGCGGTACCGGGCATCGGGAAGAAGGGTGCGCAGAAGCTCCTCCTGGAACTCAGGGACCGGCTCGGCGAGCCCCTGGGCACCGGAGCCGCCGCCCGGGCGAAGACCTCCGGGCCCGCCGCCTGGAGCGAGCAGCTGCACGCCGCCCTGATCGGCCTCGGCTACGCCCCCCGCGAGGCCGACGAGGCCGTGGCCGCCGTCGGCCCGCAGGCGGAGGAGGCCCTCGCCGCGGGCACCGCCCCGCCCGTGCCGCAACTGCTGCGCGCCGCCCTGCAGAGCCTGAACCGCACCCGCTGA